In the genome of Fulvivirga maritima, one region contains:
- a CDS encoding response regulator codes for MNKLNYVIVEDNRDDLELILDGIKKVDTSYEVTILRDGREAEHFVDDVMEGKQEVPKMMLLDLKLPMLSGLEILEKVKSSEVTKSIPVVIFTSSQAQSDITKAYELGANAFIVKPIDYNDFIKVIQNIGTFWLQYNE; via the coding sequence ATGAATAAGCTGAACTATGTAATCGTAGAGGACAATAGAGATGACCTCGAACTGATTCTTGACGGCATAAAAAAAGTAGATACTAGCTATGAGGTGACCATATTACGAGATGGAAGAGAGGCAGAGCATTTTGTGGATGACGTAATGGAAGGCAAACAGGAGGTTCCTAAAATGATGCTTCTGGATCTTAAACTTCCTATGCTTTCAGGGTTGGAGATTCTAGAGAAAGTGAAATCCAGTGAGGTTACTAAAAGCATACCAGTGGTAATTTTTACTTCATCTCAAGCTCAGTCAGATATAACCAAGGCCTATGAACTGGGCGCTAATGCCTTTATAGTAAAACCCATTGACTATAATGATTTTATAAAGGTTATTCAAAATATTGGCACCTTCTGGTTGCAGTATAATGAATAA
- a CDS encoding head GIN domain-containing protein — protein MKTIYIILLLFVIAPFTFGQKTENRPVSDFSEIVVNTSGNIYITQGNSFKVTVEGDEDELDDLVTEVKGNRLIIKRKKSFSFNNFNSKPTINVTLPKLEALDVSSSGKVYGQNKFTTDNLIVEISGSGKVELEADSKDLDLSISGSGRITMSGNANKVTAEVSGSGHIASIDLEAKECRVDISGSGGCEVNVTESLDASISGSGSIKYKGNPDKLKTDTSGSGHVRKI, from the coding sequence ATGAAAACTATCTACATCATACTTCTGCTATTCGTAATTGCCCCATTTACTTTTGGGCAAAAGACTGAAAATCGGCCCGTTTCAGATTTTTCTGAAATAGTTGTCAACACCTCTGGCAACATATATATCACTCAAGGCAACTCTTTTAAGGTTACTGTAGAAGGTGATGAAGATGAGCTTGATGACCTCGTTACGGAAGTAAAAGGAAACAGGCTGATTATAAAACGAAAAAAGTCCTTTTCATTTAACAATTTCAACAGTAAGCCAACCATCAATGTGACCTTACCTAAGCTAGAGGCTCTGGATGTTTCCAGCTCAGGAAAAGTATATGGACAAAACAAATTCACTACTGATAATTTGATAGTTGAAATAAGCGGATCAGGAAAAGTAGAATTAGAAGCCGACTCTAAAGACCTTGATCTTTCCATATCAGGCTCAGGTAGAATTACCATGTCAGGCAATGCCAATAAAGTAACTGCTGAGGTGAGCGGGTCTGGCCATATTGCATCTATTGATTTAGAGGCCAAAGAATGCAGAGTAGACATTTCTGGCTCAGGAGGTTGTGAGGTGAATGTTACAGAATCATTAGACGCCTCTATCAGCGGCAGTGGCTCTATAAAATACAAAGGCAATCCTGATAAACTCAAAACTGATACTTCAGGCAGCGGTCACGTGAGAAAAATTTAA
- a CDS encoding IMPACT family protein, protein MAEQVEYFFTIEGPAEGLYKEKGSKFLAYAYPVKNEEDIKECLAQLKKQYHDARHHCYAYMLGAERKDFRANDDGEPNHSAGDPILGQINSKNLTNVLVVVVRYFGGTKLGVSGLINAYKVSSEEVLANATTVKVEVTRAVQITYSYEETNEVMKLVADFSLDIVNQEFTMDCTMDAEVKINFMEALKEKIKLLNDIGNNIQLKLL, encoded by the coding sequence ATGGCAGAACAGGTAGAATATTTTTTTACAATAGAAGGTCCGGCAGAAGGATTGTATAAAGAGAAAGGAAGTAAGTTTCTGGCGTATGCCTATCCTGTGAAAAACGAGGAAGATATTAAGGAGTGTTTAGCTCAGCTAAAAAAACAATATCATGATGCCAGACATCATTGTTACGCCTATATGTTGGGGGCTGAAAGGAAGGATTTTAGGGCTAATGATGACGGTGAACCGAATCATTCTGCGGGAGATCCTATTCTTGGGCAGATCAACTCCAAAAACCTGACTAATGTACTGGTGGTAGTGGTTCGTTATTTTGGAGGGACAAAATTGGGTGTCAGTGGATTGATTAATGCCTATAAAGTATCATCCGAAGAAGTACTGGCTAATGCTACTACAGTGAAGGTGGAGGTGACCAGAGCAGTTCAGATTACCTATAGCTATGAAGAAACTAATGAGGTCATGAAATTAGTAGCTGATTTTTCATTAGATATAGTAAATCAGGAATTTACCATGGATTGTACGATGGATGCCGAAGTGAAAATCAACTTTATGGAAGCATTGAAGGAAAAAATAAAGTTATTGAATGATATTGGTAATAATATTCAATTAAAACTTCTTTAA